From Bos mutus isolate GX-2022 chromosome 5, NWIPB_WYAK_1.1, whole genome shotgun sequence, one genomic window encodes:
- the INHBC gene encoding inhibin beta C chain codes for MICSLFLAFLVLAAAMVATPRADRQCPACGEPALDVESHRELLLNLAKRSILDKLHLSQRPTLGRPVSGVALRAALHRLHGPPQGALPEADEGQEYEIISFAETGLCNTTQTRLDFHFSSDSSAGGLEVQQASLMFFVQLPPNTTCPLKVRVLELSPHDTNLTSATQHLLQVDDTGWHQLLLGPEAQTAYSQGHLALELAPEGQVDWSPVVLAGAAHRPFVTARVRVRGQHRVRRRGIDCQGRSKMCCRQEFFVDFREIGWHDWIIQPEGYAMNFCTGQCPLHVAGMPGIAASFYTSVLNLLKVNTAAGTTRGSSCCVPTVQRPLSLLYYDRDSNIVKTDIPDMVVEACGCS; via the exons ATGATCTGCTCCTTGTTCCTGGCCTTCCTGGTCCTGGCTGCAGCCATGGTGGCCACTCCCAGGGCTGACAGACAGTGTCCAGCATGCGGGGAGCCTGCCTTGGACGTGGAGAGCCACCGGGAGCTGCTGCTTAACCTGGCCAAGAGGAGCATCTTGGACAAGCTGCACCTCAGCCAGCGCCCCACCCTGGGCCGGCCTGTGTCCGGAGTTGCTCTGCGGGCTGCCCTGCATCGACTCCACGGGCCCCCACAGGGGGCGCTTCCGGAAGCCGATGAGGGACAGGAGTATGAGATCATCAGCTTTGCCGAGACAG GCCTCTGCAACACTACTCAGACTCGTCTGGATTTCCATTTCTCCTCTGACAGCTCGGCTGGAGGCTTGGAGGTCCAGCAGGCCAGCCTCATGTTCTTTGTGCAGCTCCCTCCCAATACCACCTGCCCTCTGAAGGTGAGGGTCCTTGAGCTCAGCCCACATGACACCAACCTCACCTCGGCCACTCAGCACCTGCTGCAGGTAGACGACACTGGCTGGCACCAGCTTCTCCTGGGGCCTGAAGCTCAGACTGCCTATAGCCAGGGGCACCTGGCCCTGGAGCTGGCCCCTGAAGGACAGGTGGACTGGAGCCCAGTCGTCCTGGCTGGGGCTGCACATAGGCCTTTCGTGACAGCTCGGGTGAGAGTCAGGGGCCAGCACCGGGTTCGTCGTCGAGGCATCGACTGCCAGGGCAGGTCCAAGATGTGCTGTCGACAAGAGTTCTTCGTGGACTTCCGGGAGATCGGATGGCACGACTGGATCATCCAGCCTGAGGGCTATGCGATGAACTTCTGCACAGGGCAGTGCCCCCTGCATGTGGCAGGCATGCCAGGCATCGCTGCCTCCTTTTACACCTCGGTGCTCAATCTTCTCAAGGTCAACACAGCTGCAGGCACCACCAGAGGGAGTTCATGCTGTGTGCCCACCGTCCAGCGCCCCCTCTCTCTGCTCTACTATGACAGGGACAGCAACATTGTCAAGACTGACATACCTGACATGGTGGTAGAGGCCTGTGGGTGCAGTTAG